The genomic interval GCAGGCGGGCAGACCCGCCGGCGGGGATAATTACCGCATTCTCGATGCGGATGGAGATGGTCAATTCATCGGTTACTTTCTCACGGTGGTGAATTTCGAGCATGCGTGGTGGGGTGAGGGGGATGATATGGTCTTCATCGACGGGGAAACTTATCCTCCTTCCATCCATGGCACCGGCACCGAAGAGATTTTCGGCGGCGGTGCTTGTCCCAGTCAAGAATACACCGGCCCTTATACCGGCTTTCATTGCGTCGAGAATCGCAGCGGCTATGCGCATCATGGAACTAATGGCATGTATCGGTTTTACCTCACGGACCCGATCCGTTTTAAAAAATCCATCGCCGTAACATTGGAGCATGGACATCAGAACGATAAAGCCAATGATTATTCCAGTGTGGCGTTCTGGTATCAGTTGGGGATCAATCAAAATTTACAAAAACTGCCCCCTCTGGATGAACGAACGCTGGCGGCGCTTGTCGCGCCGCAGGCGGTAAATACGGAAGGGCTGTTCTCCGATTCCGTCGAGGTTATTTTCAAACTCCCCACTCAAGGGGCCGTCATCCGTTATACCCTGGATGACACGGAACCGACGATGGAATCGGCCGTCTACAGCCAGCCCATCCGCTTGACAAAAACGACCACTGTAAAAGCCCGTGCGTTTAAATCGGGCCGATCACCAAGTGAGATATCTGCTCGTACCTTCACCAAAGCAGAATACCGTCGTCCGGAAAATCCCCCGGCCGTCAGCAGCGGTTTACATTACAGCTATTTCGAAGGAGAATGGAATTCTATCGCCGATTTTCTGCACCAGACACCGAAGGAGATCGGATTCACCGAGCAATTCGATTTCCGTCCGGTTCGGCGCATCGATCACTTCGGCTTGAAATTCTCCGGCTTGATCGACATCCCTGTCAAGGGTATCTATACGTTTTATCTGATGTCGGATGACGGCAGCCAACTTTACATCGGGAATCAATTGGTCGTTGATCATGACGGACGACATTCGGTCTCCGAAAAAAGCGGTCAGATCGCGCTGGCGAGCGGTCTGCACGCCATCACCGTCGTTTATTTTGAATCGATGGTTCACGAGATCCTCAGGGTATACTATTCGGGGCCGGGAATAGAAAAGCAGCCGATTCCCGCACGGGTGCTCTTTAGAGAGAAAAAATGAGCGGGTTGTGCGCGTCAAACCCTCTACCGCCCGAGCGACAAAACCAACCGCAGGAATAAGCGATGAGGCGCGCCTCCATCTTATCAACAGAGTCGCTGTAGGAAT from bacterium carries:
- a CDS encoding DUF2961 domain-containing protein; its protein translation is MNRKTVAFFLGFLSLCAWSPESSYGRQTKTDRPLMEPNTGVGGLLNQVCLLREFQSKRASSWDKTGGNQDWLTLPPGETRIVLHEKQAGCIKHVYWVYIEGDDREDRRLNLFHGVVLRAFWDGSDKPSIEVPLGDFFGVSNDQVRPIHSLAFTTNPGVESSVQLTWGFNCYLPMPFSSSAKIELQNQGNVEANLWFHIDYELYPRPVDIPSHAGRLHAWWNRAHPTQRTVGAAEESQAGRPAGGDNYRILDADGDGQFIGYFLTVVNFEHAWWGEGDDMVFIDGETYPPSIHGTGTEEIFGGGACPSQEYTGPYTGFHCVENRSGYAHHGTNGMYRFYLTDPIRFKKSIAVTLEHGHQNDKANDYSSVAFWYQLGINQNLQKLPPLDERTLAALVAPQAVNTEGLFSDSVEVIFKLPTQGAVIRYTLDDTEPTMESAVYSQPIRLTKTTTVKARAFKSGRSPSEISARTFTKAEYRRPENPPAVSSGLHYSYFEGEWNSIADFLHQTPKEIGFTEQFDFRPVRRIDHFGLKFSGLIDIPVKGIYTFYLMSDDGSQLYIGNQLVVDHDGRHSVSEKSGQIALASGLHAITVVYFESMVHEILRVYYSGPGIEKQPIPARVLFREKK